A single genomic interval of Cystobacter ferrugineus harbors:
- a CDS encoding RidA family protein, which yields MARKTVHSDNAPKAIGPYSQAVQVEAGKMTFLSGQIPLDPKTMELVPGDVVAQAEQVMKNLGAVLQAAGLDFSHVVRSTIFLTDLGDFARVNEVYGRFFPGAPPARVTVQVSALPRGSKVEIDAIAVS from the coding sequence ATGGCTCGCAAGACGGTGCACTCCGACAACGCGCCCAAGGCGATTGGCCCCTACTCCCAGGCGGTGCAGGTGGAGGCCGGGAAGATGACCTTCCTGTCCGGGCAGATTCCCCTGGACCCGAAGACGATGGAGCTGGTGCCGGGCGACGTGGTCGCGCAGGCCGAGCAGGTGATGAAGAACCTGGGCGCGGTGCTCCAGGCGGCCGGCCTGGACTTCTCCCACGTGGTGCGCAGCACCATCTTCCTCACCGACCTGGGGGACTTCGCCCGGGTGAACGAGGTGTATGGCCGCTTCTTCCCCGGCGCGCCTCCGGCCCGCGTCACCGTGCAGGTGTCCGCGCTGCCCCGGGGCTCCAAGGTGGAGATCGACGCCATCGCCGTGTCCTGA
- a CDS encoding RelA/SpoT family protein: MIRLNDILQRVASYHPDPDLDIIKKAYVYSAKVHQGQLRKSGEPYLIHPLEVAGLLAELKLDEASIVTGLLHDTIEDTLATAEELTELFGPEVAQLVDGVTKLSKFSASATLSQEEKQAENFRKMIIAMAQDIRVILVKLADRTHNMRTLDHMSEEKQRRIAQETLDIYAPLANRLGISWVKTELEDLSFRYLKPQEYFALQDKIGRRKKEREKYIDDVSTLITSKLAERGLKGEVSGRFKHSYSIYKKMKSQGIEFEQIHDIIAFRIITNTMPACYEALGLVHQLWKPVPGRFKDFIAIPKPNMYQSLHTTVVGPLGERIEVQIRTPDMHKVAEEGIAAHWAYKEGKALSVSKDDEKFAWLRQLMEWQQDLKDPKEFLETVKVDLFTDEVFVFTPRGDVKSLPRGATPVDFAYAIHSDVGGRCVGSKVNGKIVPLRYKLKNGDTVEVLTSPQAHPSKDWLTFVKTSRAQQRIRAFIKQQQREKSLQLGRELLERELKRFQLNFNRLLKNGELKKVCEELGFRVEDDLLVAIGYGKVVPNQVLSRVVPPEKLAASTGEARNPPATDSSTHHASSASMLPGLSKVTDFAKKLVGKQNSSGVQIGGVDDVLVRFGRCCNPVPGDPIAGFITRGRGVTVHTVGCDKALATDPERRVDVSWDVRGDFKRPVTLRVLTTERTGMLADISNTFSKKGVNISQANCRATGDERAVNTFEVTITDLKQLTDLMRTIERLPGVYSVERI, encoded by the coding sequence TATCACCCGGACCCCGACCTGGACATCATCAAGAAGGCTTACGTCTATTCGGCCAAGGTGCACCAGGGTCAATTGCGCAAATCAGGTGAGCCCTACCTGATACATCCTCTGGAGGTCGCCGGGCTGCTCGCCGAGCTGAAACTCGACGAGGCCTCCATCGTCACAGGACTGCTCCACGACACCATCGAGGACACGCTCGCCACCGCCGAGGAGCTCACCGAGCTGTTCGGCCCCGAAGTCGCCCAGCTCGTCGACGGCGTGACGAAGCTGTCCAAGTTCTCCGCCTCGGCCACGCTCTCCCAGGAGGAGAAGCAGGCGGAGAACTTCCGCAAGATGATCATCGCGATGGCGCAGGACATCCGCGTCATCCTGGTGAAGCTGGCCGACCGCACCCACAACATGCGGACCCTGGACCACATGTCCGAGGAGAAGCAGCGGCGCATCGCCCAGGAGACCCTGGACATCTACGCCCCGCTGGCCAACCGCCTGGGCATCAGCTGGGTGAAGACGGAGCTGGAGGACCTGTCCTTCCGCTACCTCAAGCCCCAGGAGTACTTCGCGCTCCAGGACAAGATCGGCCGGCGCAAGAAGGAGCGCGAGAAGTACATCGATGACGTGAGCACGCTCATCACCAGCAAGCTCGCCGAGCGCGGGCTCAAGGGCGAGGTGAGCGGCCGCTTCAAGCACTCCTACAGCATCTACAAGAAGATGAAGTCGCAGGGGATCGAGTTCGAGCAGATCCACGACATCATCGCCTTCCGCATCATCACCAACACCATGCCCGCCTGCTACGAGGCGCTGGGACTGGTGCACCAGCTCTGGAAGCCCGTGCCGGGGCGCTTCAAGGACTTCATCGCCATCCCCAAGCCCAACATGTACCAGTCGCTGCACACGACGGTCGTGGGGCCGCTGGGCGAGCGCATCGAAGTGCAGATCCGCACCCCGGACATGCACAAGGTGGCCGAGGAAGGCATCGCGGCGCACTGGGCCTACAAGGAGGGCAAGGCGCTCTCCGTCAGCAAGGACGACGAGAAGTTCGCCTGGCTGCGCCAGCTCATGGAGTGGCAGCAGGACCTCAAGGACCCCAAGGAGTTCCTCGAGACGGTGAAGGTGGACCTCTTCACCGACGAGGTCTTCGTCTTCACGCCGCGTGGAGACGTGAAGAGCCTGCCGCGCGGCGCCACGCCCGTGGACTTCGCCTACGCCATCCACTCGGACGTGGGCGGCCGGTGCGTGGGCTCCAAGGTGAACGGGAAGATCGTCCCCCTGCGCTACAAGCTCAAGAACGGGGACACGGTGGAGGTGCTCACCAGCCCCCAGGCGCACCCGTCCAAGGACTGGCTCACCTTCGTCAAGACGAGCCGCGCCCAGCAGCGCATCCGCGCCTTCATCAAGCAGCAGCAGCGCGAGAAGAGCCTGCAGCTCGGCCGCGAGCTGCTCGAGCGCGAACTCAAGCGCTTCCAGCTCAACTTCAACCGCCTGCTCAAGAACGGCGAGCTCAAGAAGGTGTGCGAGGAGCTGGGCTTCCGGGTGGAGGACGACCTGCTGGTGGCCATCGGCTACGGCAAGGTGGTGCCCAACCAGGTGCTCTCGCGCGTGGTGCCGCCGGAGAAGCTGGCCGCCTCCACCGGCGAGGCGCGCAACCCGCCCGCCACGGACAGCTCCACCCACCACGCCTCCTCCGCCAGCATGCTGCCGGGCCTGTCCAAGGTCACCGACTTCGCCAAGAAGCTGGTGGGCAAGCAGAACAGCAGCGGCGTGCAGATTGGCGGCGTGGACGACGTGCTGGTGCGCTTCGGACGCTGTTGCAACCCGGTTCCGGGAGACCCCATCGCGGGGTTCATCACCCGGGGCCGGGGCGTCACGGTGCACACGGTGGGCTGCGACAAGGCCCTGGCCACGGATCCCGAGCGGCGCGTGGATGTGTCCTGGGATGTGCGTGGCGACTTCAAGCGTCCGGTCACCCTGCGTGTGCTCACCACCGAGCGCACGGGCATGCTGGCGGACATCTCCAACACCTTCTCCAAGAAGGGCGTCAACATCTCCCAGGCCAACTGCCGGGCCACCGGGGATGAGCGCGCGGTGAATACCTTCGAGGTCACCATCACCGACCTCAAGCAGCTCACCGACCTGATGCGCACCATCGAGCGCCTGCCGGGCGTCTACTCCGTCGAGCGCATCTGA